The proteins below come from a single Capsicum annuum cultivar UCD-10X-F1 unplaced genomic scaffold, UCD10Xv1.1 ctg80031, whole genome shotgun sequence genomic window:
- the LOC124895115 gene encoding putative late blight resistance protein homolog R1A-3: MPGSGKTTLASKVYNDESVCSHFDLRAWCTFDQEYDEKKLLVTLFNLVTGSDLKFCEDIDVADKLRRKLHGKRYLIVLDDVWDTTTWDELTRPFPKVEKGSRIILTTREKKVAFHGKCNTDPHNLRLLRPEESWELLEKREFGKDCCPDELLDVGKEKDENKHN, from the coding sequence ATGCCGGGATCGGGCAAAACAACTTTGGCATCCAAAGTATACAATGATGAATCAGTTTGTAGTCATTTTGACCTTCGTGCATGGTGTACATTTGACCAAGAATATGACGAGAAGAAGTTGCTGGTGACACTTTTTAATCTAGTTACTGGCTCGGATTTAAAGTTCTGCGAGGATATTGATGTTGCCGACAAGCTGCGGAGAAAATTGCATGGAAAGAGGTACCTAATTGTGTTAGATGATGTGTGGGATACTACTACATGGGATGAGTTGACCAGACCTTTTCCTAAAGTTGAGAAAGGAAGTAGAATTATATTGACAACTCGAGAAAAGAAAGTGGCTTTTCATGGAAAGTGCAACACTGATCCTCATAACCTTCGATTGCTAAGACCAGAAGAAAGTTGGGAGTTATTAGAGAAAAGGGAATTTGGAAAGGATTGTTGCCCCGATGAATTATTGGatgttggaaaagaaaaagaCGAAAACAAACACAATTAA